In Brevibacterium zhoupengii, the following are encoded in one genomic region:
- a CDS encoding serine hydrolase domain-containing protein, which translates to MGILKQGIAAVIVVFLVGCGLVPAQAHAAADVPEAAQLHELEESLERAVDDAGVPGGTIALVTADGVDVGAAGTDADGNELDADARMLWGSVGKPLAAASVVRLAGEGRLDLDDRAIEHVPELREQRDPGVRSITIRQLLKHTSGLPFGAEHLDVDDAERKPAEVIAGLPQISLLDRPGQSHSYSSLGYVLVQAVAEKASGVGLSRLESRYFPGVGQTEALSPGARFIGDFAISWPSPRDGAGLGYGYQGGPVDALGGFVQWGLSDDGAEVIDEMVAQPVDTGGNGGMGMGLRLRDDGVVWHSGTAPGYFSAMHLDRERGVGVVTTMNASGMLHEEELLALSERLFDEARGVGGDGPADAGSPTPVLIVLAIAAIVAAAITVGFTVRARRRWVVVWMLAAVAIAGLGWWLLPELLGARARHVWLWIPSIGVGFVLLPLVFAGVAVWWWIRGRRGGRIV; encoded by the coding sequence ATGGGTATATTGAAACAGGGAATTGCTGCTGTGATCGTGGTCTTCCTGGTTGGATGTGGGCTTGTGCCGGCCCAGGCTCACGCTGCCGCCGATGTGCCGGAAGCAGCTCAGCTGCACGAGCTGGAAGAATCCCTGGAGCGAGCGGTCGATGATGCAGGTGTTCCCGGCGGGACCATCGCGCTGGTGACTGCAGACGGAGTGGACGTGGGGGCGGCCGGGACGGACGCCGACGGCAACGAGCTTGATGCCGATGCACGCATGCTGTGGGGGTCGGTGGGGAAGCCGCTTGCCGCGGCCTCCGTCGTCCGACTGGCGGGCGAGGGGCGCCTCGATCTTGACGACCGTGCGATTGAGCATGTGCCTGAACTTCGCGAGCAGAGGGACCCTGGGGTGCGTTCCATCACTATCCGCCAGCTGCTCAAGCACACCAGTGGCCTGCCCTTCGGTGCGGAGCACCTCGACGTCGATGACGCGGAGCGAAAACCCGCTGAGGTCATTGCCGGCCTACCGCAGATATCGCTCCTTGACCGACCCGGACAGAGTCATTCATACAGCAGTCTGGGCTACGTTCTCGTTCAGGCAGTGGCTGAGAAGGCCAGCGGCGTGGGCCTCTCACGGTTGGAATCCCGATACTTTCCGGGCGTGGGGCAGACTGAGGCTTTGTCTCCGGGGGCGCGCTTCATCGGTGACTTCGCCATAAGCTGGCCGAGCCCGCGGGACGGCGCCGGCTTGGGCTACGGGTATCAGGGCGGTCCGGTCGACGCCTTAGGCGGATTCGTGCAATGGGGTCTCAGCGATGACGGTGCAGAGGTCATTGACGAAATGGTTGCGCAGCCGGTCGATACCGGGGGCAACGGCGGGATGGGTATGGGGCTGCGCCTGCGCGATGACGGGGTTGTGTGGCATTCCGGGACCGCACCGGGGTACTTCAGTGCGATGCACCTGGACAGGGAGCGAGGGGTTGGGGTGGTCACCACCATGAACGCCTCCGGCATGCTCCATGAGGAGGAGCTGCTGGCACTGTCCGAACGGCTCTTCGACGAGGCTCGCGGTGTCGGTGGTGATGGGCCGGCCGATGCAGGTTCGCCGACTCCCGTTCTGATCGTCCTTGCCATCGCCGCCATCGTTGCGGCGGCGATCACGGTCGGGTTCACGGTGCGAGCTCGGAGGCGATGGGTGGTGGTCTGGATGCTCGCCGCTGTGGCGATTGCTGGGCTCGGATGGTGGCTGTTGCCTGAACTCCTCGGCGCGCGGGCACGACATGTGTGGCTGTGGATTCCGAGCATCGGGGTTGGTTTCGTCCTCCTCCCTCTCGTGTTCGCAGGCGTCGCAGTCTGGTGGTGGATCCGAGGGCGCCGAGGTGGCCGAATTGTGTGA
- a CDS encoding NCS2 family permease produces MADNDQQRDTKTADNSSGSPGLLDRFFEITSRGSSIKQEIRGGIVAFVAMAYIVVLNPLILGGSQDVAGNSLDFAQLTAVTGLVAGVITILFGVVAKLPFALAAGLGMNSFLAVSVVQEVTWVEAMGLVIINGIIIVVLGATGIRTAIFNAVPHALKVAITVGIGLFIAFIGFVNSGFVTRTPAGPPVQLGQDGSIASLPTLVFVVALILIGILVARNIPGGILIGIIVATILAMIIQAFAKLGTVGDPVSPDPKGWNLAAPEIPAQVVALPDFSLVGAFDLFGAFERIGVLAATMLVFTLVFTNFFDAMGTMTGLARSAGLQTKDGMFPRIRGAFIVEGIGAVAGGGASASSNTVFVDAAAGIAEGARTGLAACITGVLFLVSMFFAPLIGVIPMEAGAAALVVVGAMMVTQIREIDMSDFRTSLPVFLTMVTMPLTYSIANGIGVGFISWALIHAMSKRGRDVHWLLWVVSAGFVLYFVRGPISAILGG; encoded by the coding sequence ATGGCTGACAACGACCAACAGCGGGACACGAAGACCGCTGACAACAGCAGCGGGAGCCCCGGTCTGCTCGACAGATTCTTCGAAATCACATCACGTGGGTCCTCGATCAAACAAGAGATCCGCGGAGGCATCGTTGCCTTCGTGGCGATGGCCTACATCGTCGTCCTCAACCCGCTCATCTTGGGCGGATCACAGGACGTCGCCGGCAACTCACTCGACTTCGCCCAACTGACCGCTGTCACCGGCCTCGTCGCCGGCGTCATCACGATCCTCTTCGGCGTCGTCGCGAAGCTCCCCTTCGCGCTCGCCGCGGGCCTGGGCATGAACAGCTTCCTGGCAGTCTCCGTGGTCCAGGAAGTCACCTGGGTCGAAGCCATGGGGCTCGTCATCATCAACGGCATCATCATCGTCGTCCTCGGAGCCACCGGCATCCGGACAGCGATCTTCAATGCTGTGCCCCACGCGCTGAAGGTGGCGATCACGGTCGGCATCGGCCTATTCATCGCGTTCATCGGCTTCGTCAACTCCGGCTTCGTCACCCGCACCCCGGCAGGGCCTCCCGTCCAGCTGGGACAGGACGGGTCGATCGCATCGCTGCCGACTCTGGTGTTCGTCGTGGCGCTGATCCTCATCGGCATCCTCGTCGCACGCAACATTCCGGGCGGAATCCTCATCGGCATCATCGTGGCCACGATCCTGGCCATGATCATCCAGGCATTCGCGAAGCTGGGCACCGTGGGCGACCCGGTCAGCCCGGACCCGAAGGGCTGGAACCTCGCCGCGCCTGAGATTCCCGCCCAGGTCGTCGCCTTGCCCGACTTCTCCCTCGTCGGAGCCTTCGACCTGTTCGGAGCCTTCGAGCGCATCGGTGTCCTCGCGGCCACAATGCTCGTCTTCACCCTGGTGTTCACGAACTTCTTCGACGCCATGGGCACGATGACCGGTCTGGCCCGCAGCGCCGGTCTGCAGACGAAGGACGGAATGTTCCCCCGCATCCGCGGTGCATTCATCGTCGAAGGCATCGGTGCCGTCGCCGGTGGTGGAGCCTCCGCCTCGTCGAACACTGTGTTCGTCGACGCGGCAGCCGGCATCGCCGAAGGTGCCCGAACGGGACTCGCCGCCTGCATCACGGGCGTGCTGTTCCTGGTGTCGATGTTCTTCGCACCGCTCATCGGCGTCATCCCGATGGAGGCCGGCGCCGCGGCGCTCGTCGTCGTCGGCGCCATGATGGTCACACAGATCCGCGAGATCGACATGAGTGACTTCAGGACCTCGCTGCCGGTGTTCCTGACCATGGTCACCATGCCGCTGACCTATTCGATCGCCAACGGAATCGGCGTCGGATTCATCTCCTGGGCACTCATCCACGCGATGAGCAAGCGCGGCCGGGACGTGCACTGGCTTCTCTGGGTCGTCTCCGCCGGATTCGTGCTGTACTTCGTTCGCGGACCGATTTCGGCTATCTTGGGAGGATGA
- a CDS encoding xanthine dehydrogenase small subunit gives MSAPATQRSTAQVSVNSDVHEFDGPPHTNALDFLRGVGLTAAKEGCAEGECGACAIMVARPDADGSTRWTSINSCLLPAAALDGQEVITAEGLADGESVHPVQEEMAVRGGSQCGYCTPGFICSMAAEYYRPERADDAAEATADAGEHEHHCGPNGFDIHSLSGNLCRCTGYRPIRDAAYALGQPETGDTIAQRRQNPAPASASTDIHRADTATGETGRFRRPSTLAEALDILASEPEVLVVAGATDWGVEVNIKGARAKSMLAIDRLPELRGIRRTPEYIELGAAHTLSELERELAGSIPLLGKLIPQFASRLIRNAATIGGNLGTGSPIGDTPPALLALDARLVLTSAMGSRVVELAEYFTGYRQTVREAGELITAIRIPLPLAPMTSFQKIAKRRFDDISSVAIGYAVTVEGGIVTKARLGLGGVAATPLRATATEAQLEGAPWSLETVHAAAETLAAEGTPMDDHRASAKYRTAMLRSSLERFYAEQEAGR, from the coding sequence ATGTCTGCTCCGGCAACTCAACGTTCCACCGCCCAGGTTTCAGTGAACTCAGACGTTCACGAATTCGACGGGCCACCACATACAAATGCTCTCGACTTCCTCCGCGGAGTCGGCCTCACCGCAGCCAAAGAAGGCTGCGCCGAAGGCGAATGCGGGGCCTGCGCGATCATGGTCGCCCGCCCCGATGCCGATGGATCAACCCGTTGGACATCGATCAACTCGTGCCTGCTGCCTGCCGCCGCACTTGACGGCCAGGAAGTCATCACGGCAGAAGGCCTCGCCGACGGTGAGTCCGTCCACCCCGTCCAGGAAGAGATGGCCGTGCGCGGCGGATCCCAATGCGGATACTGCACCCCCGGCTTCATCTGCTCGATGGCCGCCGAATACTACCGGCCCGAACGCGCCGACGACGCCGCAGAGGCCACCGCCGACGCAGGCGAGCACGAGCATCACTGCGGGCCCAACGGATTCGACATCCACTCCCTGTCCGGCAACCTCTGCCGCTGCACCGGCTACCGCCCCATCCGCGACGCCGCCTACGCACTCGGCCAGCCCGAAACCGGGGACACGATCGCCCAGCGTCGGCAGAACCCGGCCCCCGCCTCGGCGAGCACCGACATCCACCGCGCGGACACAGCCACCGGTGAGACCGGACGCTTCCGTCGCCCCTCCACACTCGCCGAGGCGCTCGATATCTTGGCGAGCGAACCCGAGGTTCTCGTCGTCGCCGGCGCCACCGACTGGGGTGTGGAGGTCAACATCAAGGGGGCACGGGCGAAGTCGATGCTGGCCATCGACCGTCTGCCCGAGCTGCGCGGCATCCGCCGCACTCCCGAGTACATCGAACTCGGTGCCGCTCATACCCTGAGCGAACTCGAACGCGAGCTCGCCGGTTCGATCCCGCTGCTGGGCAAGCTGATCCCGCAGTTCGCCTCCCGCCTGATCCGCAACGCGGCCACCATCGGAGGCAATCTCGGCACGGGCTCACCCATCGGCGACACCCCGCCGGCGCTCCTGGCCTTGGACGCGCGGCTCGTGCTCACCTCGGCGATGGGATCTCGGGTCGTGGAATTGGCCGAGTACTTCACCGGCTACCGGCAGACCGTGCGCGAGGCCGGTGAACTCATCACCGCCATCCGCATCCCGCTGCCGTTGGCGCCCATGACCTCATTCCAGAAGATCGCGAAGCGTCGCTTCGACGACATCTCCTCGGTCGCCATCGGCTACGCGGTCACCGTCGAAGGCGGGATCGTGACCAAGGCCAGACTGGGACTCGGGGGAGTCGCAGCCACTCCGCTGCGCGCCACGGCCACCGAGGCCCAGCTCGAAGGCGCACCCTGGAGCCTCGAAACCGTCCACGCAGCGGCAGAGACTCTGGCCGCCGAAGGCACCCCGATGGATGACCACCGGGCGAGTGCGAAATATCGGACCGCGATGCTGCGGTCCTCCTTGGAACGCTTCTATGCCGAACAGGAGGCAGGACGATGA
- the xdhB gene encoding xanthine dehydrogenase molybdopterin binding subunit — MSQLSQRPTDPIVGESHHHESAFGHVTGEALYTDDLVGRLAGVLHAYPVQSTQAHAKLRTVDIEPAYQVPGVVRVITAADVPGVNDQGVKHDEPMLPVDEVMFFGQPIAWVLGTDLEAAKAGAATVAVDYEPLPSLVTVREAIDAQSFHGIQPVIDKGDATGAFADAAHVFEGEFEFAGQEHFYLETQASLAHVDESGQVFVQCSTQHPTETQDIVSHVLGVPAHEVTVQCLRMGGGFGGKEMQPHGYAALAALGAKLTGRPVRLRLNRTLDITMTGKRHGFHSSWKIGFTDEGKILALDATLTADGGWSLDLSEPVLTRAMCHIDNAYWVPNIRVAGRIAKCNKTSQTAFRGFGGPQGMLVMEDILGRVAPKLGLSVRELRRRNFYSAGQDTPYYQPVRHPERMEAAWDQLVNSAEVEAREAEIAEFNARNENVKRGLALTPVKFGISFNLTAFNQGGALVLVYKDGSVLVTHGGTEMGQGLHMKMLQVAATTLGVPLSTVRLAPTRTDKVPNTSATAASSGTDLNGGAVKDACEQILGRLTQVAAGILGAPAHEVSVSRGIVSALSSKKTVTWEELINAAYFQRIQLSASGFYRTEGLHWDLSLMTGEPFKYFAYGAAASEVEVNRFDGSYRLRRVDIVHDVGDSLSPLIDLGQIEGGFVQGAGWLTLEDLRWDESDKPSRGRLATQAASTYKIPSFSEAPEVFNVSLLDKAHEEGAVYGSKAVGEPPLMLAFSVREALRDAVAAFGEPGASVQLNSPATPESVFWAIESVRSPVTTPPAATAAEGISVPS; from the coding sequence ATGAGCCAGCTCTCACAGCGACCCACCGACCCCATCGTCGGTGAGTCCCATCACCACGAAAGCGCCTTCGGTCACGTCACCGGAGAGGCCCTCTACACCGATGACCTCGTGGGACGCCTCGCCGGAGTCCTCCACGCCTACCCGGTTCAGTCCACCCAGGCGCACGCGAAACTTCGCACGGTCGACATCGAGCCGGCCTATCAGGTGCCCGGAGTCGTCCGCGTCATCACCGCAGCAGACGTCCCCGGCGTCAACGACCAAGGCGTCAAACACGATGAGCCGATGCTGCCCGTCGATGAAGTGATGTTCTTCGGCCAGCCCATCGCCTGGGTCCTCGGCACCGACCTCGAAGCAGCGAAGGCCGGAGCCGCGACAGTGGCTGTCGACTACGAGCCCCTGCCCTCGCTGGTCACCGTGCGTGAGGCGATCGATGCGCAGAGCTTCCACGGCATCCAGCCCGTCATCGACAAGGGCGACGCCACAGGAGCCTTCGCCGATGCCGCACACGTCTTCGAAGGCGAGTTCGAGTTCGCCGGACAGGAGCACTTCTACCTCGAGACCCAGGCCTCACTTGCCCACGTCGACGAGAGCGGACAGGTCTTCGTCCAATGCTCGACGCAGCACCCCACCGAGACCCAGGACATCGTCTCCCACGTCCTCGGAGTTCCCGCCCACGAGGTGACCGTGCAGTGCCTGCGCATGGGCGGCGGCTTCGGCGGCAAGGAGATGCAGCCCCACGGCTACGCCGCGCTCGCGGCCCTCGGCGCGAAGCTCACCGGTCGACCGGTGCGACTGCGCCTCAACCGCACGCTCGACATCACCATGACCGGCAAGCGTCACGGCTTCCACTCCTCGTGGAAGATCGGCTTCACCGACGAGGGCAAGATCCTCGCCCTCGACGCGACGCTGACCGCCGACGGCGGGTGGAGCCTCGACCTGTCCGAGCCCGTGCTCACCCGCGCCATGTGCCACATCGACAACGCCTACTGGGTGCCCAACATCCGGGTGGCCGGACGCATCGCGAAGTGCAACAAGACCTCGCAGACGGCCTTCCGCGGATTCGGCGGACCCCAGGGCATGCTCGTGATGGAGGACATCCTCGGCCGAGTCGCCCCGAAACTGGGACTCAGCGTCCGCGAACTGCGCCGCCGCAACTTCTACTCCGCCGGCCAGGACACCCCCTACTACCAGCCCGTGCGCCATCCCGAACGGATGGAAGCCGCCTGGGACCAGCTCGTGAACTCCGCCGAGGTGGAGGCTCGGGAAGCTGAGATCGCCGAGTTCAATGCCCGGAACGAGAACGTCAAACGCGGGCTCGCTCTGACCCCGGTGAAGTTCGGGATCTCGTTCAACCTCACCGCCTTCAACCAGGGTGGGGCCCTCGTGCTCGTGTACAAGGACGGTTCCGTCCTCGTCACCCACGGCGGCACCGAAATGGGGCAGGGCCTGCACATGAAGATGCTGCAGGTCGCGGCCACCACCCTCGGTGTGCCCCTGTCCACGGTGCGGCTTGCGCCCACGCGCACGGACAAGGTTCCCAACACCTCGGCGACGGCAGCGAGCTCCGGCACCGACCTCAACGGCGGTGCGGTCAAGGACGCCTGCGAGCAGATTCTGGGTCGTCTGACGCAGGTAGCCGCTGGGATCCTCGGGGCTCCGGCGCACGAGGTCAGCGTCAGCCGCGGCATCGTCAGCGCCCTGTCATCGAAGAAGACGGTGACCTGGGAAGAGCTCATCAATGCCGCCTACTTCCAGCGGATCCAGCTCTCGGCCTCCGGGTTCTACCGGACCGAGGGGCTGCATTGGGACCTGTCGCTGATGACCGGCGAGCCCTTCAAGTACTTCGCCTACGGCGCTGCCGCGAGCGAGGTCGAGGTCAACCGCTTCGACGGCTCTTACCGGCTGCGCCGCGTCGACATCGTCCATGACGTCGGGGACTCGCTCTCGCCGCTCATCGACTTGGGCCAGATTGAGGGCGGCTTCGTTCAGGGCGCCGGGTGGCTGACCCTGGAGGATCTGCGCTGGGACGAATCCGACAAGCCCAGCCGTGGACGCCTGGCAACTCAGGCCGCGAGCACGTACAAGATCCCCAGCTTCTCCGAAGCCCCCGAGGTCTTCAACGTCTCCCTGCTGGACAAGGCGCACGAAGAGGGCGCGGTCTACGGTTCGAAGGCCGTGGGCGAACCCCCGCTCATGCTCGCCTTCTCCGTGCGTGAGGCTCTGCGCGATGCCGTCGCTGCATTCGGTGAGCCGGGTGCGTCCGTGCAGCTGAACTCGCCGGCCACACCCGAGTCGGTGTTCTGGGCCATCGAATCGGTGCGCTCGCCTGTCACGACTCCTCCGGCCGCGACGGCAGCAGAAGGCATCAGTGTCCCGTCATGA
- the xdhC gene encoding xanthine dehydrogenase accessory protein XdhC yields MTWMDTAAELRRARVPAVLVTLASVRGHAPREAGAKLIVTADDLHGTIGGGNLEMTAVTRAREILAAAGSESGESRAEPEMLTLRLNDKAPAKYGRQCCGGEVSVLLEPLPVPASVAIFGAGNIGLELTRILARHDIDVHVSDSRPEHLEKLDRLEPSVAAIHREFAVVGEEVLVGLPAGTHVLIMTHDHAEDLHLCDAALTRGDLGSIGLIGSSAKWQRFRKNLIAEGHTPETVDTIDCPIGLPDLPGKQPATIALSVAADLLRRMG; encoded by the coding sequence ATGACCTGGATGGACACAGCAGCCGAGCTTCGCAGGGCTCGAGTGCCGGCCGTCCTCGTCACTCTCGCCTCGGTCCGCGGGCATGCCCCGCGTGAGGCCGGCGCGAAGCTGATCGTCACCGCAGATGACCTGCATGGGACCATCGGCGGCGGCAATCTCGAGATGACGGCCGTCACCCGCGCCCGCGAGATCCTCGCGGCCGCAGGCTCAGAGTCGGGGGAGTCCCGGGCTGAACCGGAGATGCTCACGCTGCGGCTCAATGACAAGGCACCGGCCAAGTACGGACGTCAGTGCTGCGGGGGAGAGGTCAGCGTTCTGCTCGAACCGCTGCCCGTTCCCGCCTCGGTGGCGATCTTCGGTGCCGGCAACATCGGACTCGAACTCACTCGGATCCTGGCCCGCCACGACATCGACGTCCACGTCAGCGACTCCCGTCCCGAGCACCTTGAGAAGCTCGACCGACTGGAGCCGTCAGTGGCGGCGATCCACCGCGAGTTCGCCGTCGTCGGCGAGGAGGTGCTCGTCGGGCTGCCCGCGGGCACCCACGTGCTCATCATGACCCACGACCACGCCGAGGATCTTCATCTCTGCGATGCCGCACTGACCCGCGGTGACCTCGGCTCCATCGGCCTCATCGGGTCGAGCGCCAAATGGCAGCGCTTTCGGAAGAATCTCATCGCCGAGGGCCACACACCCGAAACCGTCGATACCATCGACTGCCCCATCGGCCTCCCAGACCTGCCCGGCAAGCAGCCGGCGACGATCGCGCTCAGCGTCGCCGCCGACCTGCTGCGGCGCATGGGCTGA
- the guaD gene encoding guanine deaminase, whose protein sequence is MFIYRARVFDTPTNPFSGGSLRSDSDVALVVDDGLITARTDFASATADHPDAEVVDLRAGVLIPGLIDTHVHYPQIRAIGYLGKPLLDWLDHCALPEEAKLGDHDYASALAGEFLTGLTSAGTTSAMVFGSHFATAMDTFFTQAAEVGLRITSGLVTSDTILPEPLLTSVERSVSESQDLIDRWHGKGHLRYAVTPRFSFSAGQELLAAGGQLVADNPGIWVTSHLNENRDEIAGVAEKFPEALDYLDTYDRAGLFNRQTILAHNVHPSDRELARMAEVGAASAHCPTSNSNLASGFFPLRRHIEAGVRVALGSDVGAGTGFSLFKEGVQAYFMQQLDPSGGLPLSSAHLLHLATAAGAEALELSDQVGDLSEGKRFDAAYIQPTAGQPLAVGLEHASSDDDALAKIFAMGTPADIAQVWVDGRLVKG, encoded by the coding sequence ATGTTCATCTACCGCGCCCGTGTCTTCGACACACCGACTAACCCCTTCAGCGGGGGAAGCCTGCGCTCCGACTCTGACGTCGCTCTCGTCGTCGATGACGGACTGATCACCGCCCGCACCGATTTCGCGAGTGCGACCGCGGACCATCCCGACGCCGAGGTGGTCGACCTCCGTGCCGGTGTCCTCATCCCCGGCCTCATCGACACCCACGTCCACTACCCGCAGATCCGTGCCATCGGCTACCTCGGCAAGCCCCTGCTCGACTGGCTCGACCACTGTGCCCTGCCCGAAGAGGCGAAGCTGGGCGATCACGACTACGCCTCGGCCCTGGCCGGCGAATTCCTCACCGGACTGACCTCGGCGGGGACCACCTCGGCGATGGTCTTCGGTTCGCACTTCGCGACCGCGATGGACACCTTCTTCACCCAGGCCGCCGAGGTGGGTCTGCGGATCACATCGGGACTGGTCACCAGCGACACGATCCTCCCGGAACCGCTGCTGACGAGCGTGGAGAGGTCCGTGTCCGAGAGCCAGGACCTCATTGATCGTTGGCATGGGAAGGGCCACCTTCGGTACGCGGTGACCCCGCGCTTCTCCTTCTCAGCCGGTCAAGAGCTGCTGGCTGCAGGCGGGCAGCTGGTGGCCGACAACCCGGGCATCTGGGTGACCTCGCACCTCAACGAGAACCGCGACGAGATCGCCGGTGTCGCCGAGAAGTTCCCCGAGGCACTCGACTATCTCGACACCTACGACCGGGCCGGCCTGTTCAACCGGCAGACGATCCTGGCCCACAACGTCCACCCGAGCGATCGCGAACTGGCGCGGATGGCAGAAGTGGGGGCCGCCTCGGCGCACTGCCCGACCTCGAACTCGAACCTGGCCAGCGGGTTCTTCCCGCTGCGCCGACACATCGAGGCCGGGGTCCGTGTGGCACTGGGCTCCGACGTGGGCGCGGGAACGGGATTCTCCCTGTTCAAGGAGGGTGTCCAGGCCTACTTCATGCAGCAGCTCGATCCCTCCGGCGGTCTGCCGTTGAGCTCGGCACACCTGCTGCACCTGGCCACTGCGGCCGGCGCCGAGGCGTTAGAACTGAGCGATCAGGTCGGGGACCTGTCCGAGGGCAAGCGCTTCGATGCCGCCTACATCCAGCCGACCGCGGGTCAGCCGCTGGCCGTGGGACTTGAGCACGCCAGCAGCGATGACGACGCCCTGGCGAAGATCTTCGCCATGGGGACCCCAGCCGACATCGCCCAGGTGTGGGTCGACGGCCGGCTCGTGAAGGGCTGA